The genomic interval TTTAGGGTTTTCCTGTGGCTCAGGGTCAGGATTTACCACTCAAGAGTATGCGTATATCGAGTTACAGGACCCCATTTTGCCTGGTGAAAGTGCATTAGTCAGTTATTATATTGAGTGAGAAGAACAAGTGCCAACAACATCTTTGACGTATGAGTACACTGTTGACCACTTCGCGGCTGTCTTGTCTAATGGAATACTGCTGGCCGACCCCATAACCACGAATATGGCTATTCCTGCTGGCGCAATTGAGGTGGATTATAATGGCACAACTCCATCAACCTGGACTCAAGTCACCGATATTGTGACGAACAACTCAGGGGCTGATCTAAACTACTTGACGTTAGGGGTATTCGAACTGGATGCGAATCTAAACTATACGGTTATTAATTCAGGTGGCTCGATTCCAATTGCCTACACCTTGATTGATCAAGTATCCGTTACAAACTTAGACAACTGCAGCAAGTATCTTCAAGTATGTGAAGAAGATACTGTAATTCTTGATTTTCCCAACCTCCCAAGTACTGGATATACCTATCAATGGTATGATCCAAACGGGAGTTTGATATCTGGAGCTACGGGCACATCCATTAATCTTGGTCTTGTTGGATTATCAGATGCCGGACTGTATGAATTAGTCGTAAGCGACGGAACTTCATCCTTTACCCTCACCTATGAACTTGATATATTCCTTTGCTGTGATAGGTCGGTTGATATAAAAGTGCCAATAGGCCACAACACCTCAAGCTATTTGATTAACAGTTTAAATGGCGGTAACCCAATAGTCTCCAACAGAACAGTAAGAATCAATGGCAACTTTGAGGTGGACCAAAAGATAACTTTCCAAAACTGCACCATATACTTAGGGACAGATGCAAAAATGAACATTGATAATTTCAAAACCCTTTACATTTTGGAAAGTCGTGTTGAACCGTGTGATATCTACATGTTTGAAGGGATCATTGCCGATGCTCCTTCCGACTCCCTCCACTTTATCGATAGTAAAATATTAGGTGGAAAAACAGCTATCCAGTCAAAGAACAATGGCTACTTAAAGATAAGGTTTAGCAGCTTCGAAGATAACCATATTGGTATCGGAGTTTATGATTATCAGCCTACAACATTTCCGTACGCACCGAATCTAATTGGCATAGATGGAAACGAATTTATACACTCTGGAAGCAACCTAATTATTCCTTACCAAACTCAGCCCTATCCATATAAATGTATTGATGTAGCCAACGTCAACGATTTAAAGATTGGTGGTGTTGAACCCAATACTTTTCAAGATTTTCAATACGGTATTTATGCCAATACGAGTGAAATAGAGGTGTTCAACGCTGAGTTTGACCAAAATGCAACAATCGTACTTTCCAATCCTGATCCTGACCATGCCGCCATTTATTGCGTAGGCCCCACTGGAACATTGGATTATTTTGAGGAAGCAAGCTGTACCGTTACCAATACCTTTGACAAGGTACAGTTCACCGATTGTCAGGTGGCCATTTTTTGCAGGGAGTTCTACCTATCGTGTAACGATGCCCGTGGCATTGGGAATGGATATGATATTCGGATGCGCGATTTTGATGGGGCCGATATTTGGGACAATGACTTTGATGGGACTAATGGAACATCGGTCGTTTCAGTTTCATGTCAGAATGCTACACCAAGATTACTGGATGTGGATATCTACGGAAATGAGATCAGCTCGTACCGCTACGGAATCCAAGTGTTCAACGTCCTTGGAAATGGGTCGAATTATGAAACAAAGGTGTATAACAACGACGTAGATTTCACGGCATCGCTCGCCGCTGTCTTTCGTCAAGGTATTACGATCTTAGGGTGTACGTATTCGGAAGTTTATAATAACTCCGTTGAAAAGACCTTTGGCGTTTCAAGCTCTGAGGCAACATTTTTAGTCGGAATCAGAGTAGAACAAACGACCAATGCCGACATCTATGAAAATACCATTGATGAAATGGGCAGAGCCATACTGGGTAGAGACAACCTTTCTGGAACTCAGTATTGGTGTAATACCATGGATGGATATTACGAAGGCTGGTTTTTTGATAACGCAACCCTTTCAAATCAATTGATCTCGGGTGGTGTGCAGGATAACAG from Cryomorphaceae bacterium carries:
- a CDS encoding T9SS type A sorting domain-containing protein gives rise to the protein MPTTSLTYEYTVDHFAAVLSNGILLADPITTNMAIPAGAIEVDYNGTTPSTWTQVTDIVTNNSGADLNYLTLGVFELDANLNYTVINSGGSIPIAYTLIDQVSVTNLDNCSKYLQVCEEDTVILDFPNLPSTGYTYQWYDPNGSLISGATGTSINLGLVGLSDAGLYELVVSDGTSSFTLTYELDIFLCCDRSVDIKVPIGHNTSSYLINSLNGGNPIVSNRTVRINGNFEVDQKITFQNCTIYLGTDAKMNIDNFKTLYILESRVEPCDIYMFEGIIADAPSDSLHFIDSKILGGKTAIQSKNNGYLKIRFSSFEDNHIGIGVYDYQPTTFPYAPNLIGIDGNEFIHSGSNLIIPYQTQPYPYKCIDVANVNDLKIGGVEPNTFQDFQYGIYANTSEIEVFNAEFDQNATIVLSNPDPDHAAIYCVGPTGTLDYFEEASCTVTNTFDKVQFTDCQVAIFCREFYLSCNDARGIGNGYDIRMRDFDGADIWDNDFDGTNGTSVVSVSCQNATPRLLDVDIYGNEISSYRYGIQVFNVLGNGSNYETKVYNNDVDFTASLAAVFRQGITILGCTYSEVYNNSVEKTFGVSSSEATFLVGIRVEQTTNADIYENTIDEMGRAILGRDNLSGTQYWCNTMDGYYEGWFFDNATLSNQLISGGVQDNRWYNPAAPPRTDITGTATTNPTLYRSTGGAGLDPDQQVASGGPIFTEIVSVAQSPCSSGGGTQTLSGGGLTGSSTSSATLPNVVLPERDQEYNAILSAQTVLDSAESSGLPLVLSNTPEEQMGAMYYNLQNGNWNNLTSSALALSADTAKYYAETSKIVDAYVNYYAQRIDFPTSVRNDLLAIAYSGGIAEYGPNVLSAWVMLGMDGNSDIENKSVGFRNYDFEKVNVYPNPTSGRLVIESKDLFQAEDQEVNIEIMDIFGRKVYRNDVVFTGKAYGFYLNDMPAGVYQLNLQYNNTSEVHSIVIK